Genomic window (Mycolicibacterium smegmatis):
CACACCGTATGCCATCCCCGCGGGCGCATCCGACCATCCGCTCGGCGGCCTCGGCTTCGCGAATTGGGCCTATGAGGTACAGCGGCAGGAGCAGGAACTCGGCGTCTTCTTCGACACCATCGTCGTCTGCACCGTCACCGGATCCACCCACGCCGGCATGATCGCCGGTTTCGCCGGACAGAACCGGCCGCGCCGCGTGATCGGCATCGACGCGTCGGCCACGATCGACAAGACCCGTGAGCAGGTCACGCGCATCGCGCGCAACACCGCGCATCGCATCGGGCTCGGACGCGACCTGCACGACGACGAGATCACGGTGCTCGAGGGCTGGGCCGGCGAGCTGTACGGCATCCCGGTGCAGTCGACCATCGACGCCATCAAGCTCACGGGCCGCCTCGAAGGCGTCATCCTCGACCCGGTCTACGAGGGCAAGTCCATGGCCGGGCTCATCGACCTGGTGCGGTCCGGCGAGATCCCGCCGTCGTCGACGGTGCTCTACGCCCACCTCGGCGGACAGCCCGCGCTCAACGCCTACAGCGGCATCTTCTGACTACCGTGATTCGATGATCTGCCCGGCGATGTCGACCAGACGCGTGTTGCTGTGCTGCGACAGCTGCCGCATCATCTCGAATGCCTGCACATCGTCGACCTTGTAGCGCTCCATGATGATGCCCTTGGCCTGGCCGATGCGGTCACGGCTCAGCAGCGCGGTCTTGAGTTGCTCTTCCTGGCGGCTCGCGACGATCGCCGACGCGGCATGCGCGGCCAGCACCGTGCCGGTGGTCACCGCGTCCTCGTCCCAGTTCATGGGGCTGAACCCGAACAGGTTGAGTGCACCCGCCGTGCGGTCGGCGGTGTAGAGCTTGAACGACAGTCCGCTGAGCACCCCGAGCTCGACGCTCGCAGGCGAGTACCGCGGCCACCGCTGCTCAGCACGGAAGTCCTCGGTGCGCACCACGAGATCGGCCAGCGCGGCCTGTCGGCACGGACCCTCGTCGAACCGCATCTGCAGCTCGTCGAGCGCGTGAGGGAGTTCGTCGAGTGCCGCGAGCGATTCGAAGGTGTTCCCCGGGCCGATCAGCAGAACACCCGCGGTGTCCACGCCAGGTATGAGCTCTTTGGCGGCGGTGGTGACACCGGTCAGGACGTCGGCCAGGCTGCGTGGACTCGCGACGGCACGCGCCAGATCGGCCATGCGCATCGCGAGCTCGTGGTTTCGGCTCTCGCCCATCCCGGCATTCTGCACGACATCTCGGTCAGGACGGTCGCGGGTGCTGTGTTCTGGATGTTCTGGCTGTTCCAGCTGTTCTGGCGTAGTGCCGTGCCGCCCGGGCCCGGTTACCGCACGGCTTGCTGCACCACTCCCGGCGCCCGTCGGTGAGGAAATAGAGGACGCAGCCCGGACCTGGGCAGGCACGCAGTCGGTCGCGCAGAGGGCCACCGAAAATCCCGACGGCGTTGTCGGCGATGACACCGAGCGCGGTCTCGACCGGATTGCCGGAGCTGCGTTGCACCACGTGCGGTTCCGGGTCGAAGGCGAGTTCATGCCACCGCGGCGGTGAGGCGGCGTACGCGTTGACGGTCGCCACGGCGTCGGCATCCCACTCGTGGCCTCCGGTGATCGCCGCCGCGATGTCGCGGATCGCGGCCCGCAACGTCCGCGCGGCGTCGACGTCGCGTCGTGTGACCTCCCGGACTTCAAAGCCGTTGTCCCGCAACCATTGCGTAAGCATCTCCGGGGTTTCGAGCCCCTCGGCCGGGCGCCCCCGCACGGCGAACGTCGTGTTGGCGAACTCGATGGCCACCGGTTCGCCCAGCAACGGGGCACCACCGGACGAGCTCTGCATCCTTCTAATGTTACGCGCCCATTGACAGCGTTAGAAACATATGCCTATCTTCTAATGCGTCAGAAGTTTGCAAAGCATTAGAAATGGGGTTCCACATGGCTGGTTTCGCACTGGGGCACGCCGGGATCAACGTCACCGATCTGTCCCGATCGAAGTCGTTCTACCAAACGGTCTTCGGCTTCGACGTCCTGCGGGAACACACCGACGGCGACAAGCGATTCGCGTTCCTCGGCACCGACGGCGCACTCGCGGTCACGCTGTGGGAGCAGAGCAGCGGGGTCTTCGCCACCGACCGGCCCGGCCTGCATCACCTGGCGTTCCTGGTCGACGACATCGACGCCGTCCGCGCGGCCGAGGCGCGTGTGCGCGACGCGGGTGCGGAGGTCCTGCACGGCGGCGTGGTCCCCCACCAGGAGGGTGCGTCGTCGGGCGGTATCTTCTTCACCGACCCCGATGGCACGCGCATCGAGATCTACTCGGCTACCGGGGCCGACGTCGTCGGTGCTCACGCAGCGCCCTTCGGTGACGCCCCCACCTGCGGTTTCTTCTGATGGAGTCGTGATGGAACACCCCGGCGAAACCACCCTGCAGGGCCGGTCCGGCATGTCCGGGCGGCCGTGGGGATCCGCGCACGTCGGCCAGACGATCCCGACGGTCGCCGCCGAGTTCATGAGCGCACAGCGCCTGGCCGTCGTCGGCGCCCGCGACGATGCGGGACGCGTCTGGGCCGGGCCGCTCACCGGACCGCCGGGGTTCCTGTCGGCACGCGGCGAGACCACCGTGGTGGCCGCCGCGGTTCCCGGGCCGCTGGATCCGCTGGCCGGCGCGTTCGACACCGGATGCGCCGTCGGCATGCTGATCATCGATTTCACCAGCCGAAAACGCATGCGGGTCAACGGCATCGCCACGCGCGACGGCGAAAGCCTGATCGTCGAGACCGATCAGGTATATGCCAACTGCCCCAAGTACATCCAGATGCGCGAACCTGCCGATGCACCGGCACTGCCGCCTCCCAGCCGCACCGTCGGCGCCGAACTCACTGCGGCGCAGCGGGTGTGGATCGAGTCGTCGGACACGTTCTTCATCGCCACCCAGGCGGATCCGCACGGGACGGACGCATCGCACCGCGGCGGCCACCCAGGCTTCGTGACCACGTCGTCGGCCTGCCGTCTGTCATGGCCCGAATACTCGGGCAACCTGATGTACATGACGCTCGGCAACCTTGAGGTCGATTCCCGGGCCGGGTTGCTGTTCGTCGACTGGGAGCGGGGCTCCACACTGCACCTGACCGGACACGCGCGGACGGACTGGGAGCGCCAGGTGGTCGACTTCGACCTCGAGCAGGTCGTCGAGATCGATGCTGCGATACCGCTGACCTGGACGTTCGTCGAGTACTCGAAGTTCAACCCGGCCTGAGCACCCGCATGGTCCCGCCGCCCCCACTTGTATAGTCAGGCGCGTGGCGCAGGCACTGCACGTCCAGATCGCTCGGGATCTCCGTGACCGGATCCGTCGTGGCGAGTTGGGGTTGGGGACGGCCCTGCCGTCGGAATCCCAGCTGTGCGCACAGTGGAAGTCGTCGCGGGGCCCGGTGCGGCAGGCGCTCACGACGCTGCGCGCCGAGGGGTTGATCACCGGAGGCCCCGGCAAGCCGCCCGTGGTGTGTTCGACGGCCGTGGGCCAGCCCTTCGACACCCTGCTGTCGTATTCGGCGTGGGCGCACTCGATCGGACGCACACCCGGACAGCACACTCTCGAACTCAGCCTGCGCAGGGCCGATGAGCACGCCGCGGCGAGCCTGCACGTCGAAGTGGGATCCCCCGTGGTGCAACTGCTCCGGTTGCGTCTGCTCGACGGGTCCCCCGCGATGCTCGAGCGGGCGGCGTTCGTCGAACGCGTCGGACGCACATTGTTCGACTTCGATTGCGATTCCGGCTCGATCTGGGCCTTCCTGCAGTCGCGCGGCGTCCAACTCGCGACCGCATCGCACACCATCGACGCCGTCGGGGCCGATCCGGTCGACGCCACGAACCTTCAAGTGCCGGAGGGCACTCCACTGCTGCGGCAGCGCCGCACCACACGCGCGGCCGACGGCGAGGTCATCGAGTTCCACGACGACCGCTACCTGCCCGGCCTCGTCACCTTCACGTTGGAGAACACGCTCGAGACGCGCACGACGTTGGCGCGCAACGCGACACGTTGACGCCTAGACGTCGGAGCTCTGCCGCCACAGGTCGATACCGGAATCCTTTGCGTACTGGTCGATCTGGCTGAGCTCCTCGTCGCTGAACTCCAGATTGTCCAGCGCGCCGAGGTTTTCGTCGAGCTGCTCGACGCTGGACGCGCCGATCAACGTCGAGCTGACCGCCGGGTCACGCAGCACCCACGCCAGTGCCAGCTGTGCGAGCGTCTGACCGCGGCGCTTGGCGATCTCGGCCAGGCCGCGGAGTTGTTCGCGCACCTGATCGGTCACCAGGTCGTCGTCGAACGTCGGGCGCGCGGTGGCGCGATCGATGTCGGAGGCCGGTTTCTGCAGGTAGCGATCCGTCAGCAGGCCCTGCGCGAGTGCGGTGAACGCGATCGCACCCATGCCGGCCTTGCGGAGTTCGTCGGTCAGGCCACCCTCGATCCAGCGGTTGAGCAGCGAGTAGGACGGCTGATGGATCACCAGCGGGGTGCCCAGACGTTTGGCGATCTCGGCCGCCTCGGCGGTCTTGGCGGCGGAGTAGGACGAGACCCCCACATAGCGCGCCTTCCCGGCGCGCACCGCGGTGTCGAGCGCGCCGATGGTCTCTTCGAGCGGCGTCACCGGATCGATGCGGTGCGAATAGAAGATGTCGACGTGGTCGATGCCCATCCGGTCGAGCGATTCATCAAGGCTTGCAAGCACATACGCGCGGCTGCCCAGTTGACCGTACGGACCCGGCCACATGTCCCAGCCGGCCTTGGTGGAGATGATCAGCTCGTTGCGGTACGGCTTGAAGTCGCGCCGCAGCATCCGGCCGAAGTTCTCCTCGGCCGAACCGTAGGGCGGTCCGTAGTTGTTGGCGAGATCGAAGTGGGTGATGCCGCGGTCGAACGCGTGCCGCAGCACGGCGCGTTGCACGTCGAAGGGCCGGTTGTCGCCGAAGTTGTACCAGAGCCCCAGCGATATCGCGGGCAGCAGCAACCCGGAGGTTCCTACGCGCCGGTAGGGCATGGCGTCGTAGCGGTTTTGGGACGCCACCCACGGGTCGTGCGTGAAGGGAACACCGGAGATCACGAGATCGTCAGCCACATTGGCATCGTACGACCTCGTCGGCCCTTTCCGGTCGAGCAAAACCTGCCGCGACCGCATGCGTCATCGCCCGATCGGTATGCCAGCAGGTGGAATAAAAACCACAATGTGACGGTCTGTGTAGGCACCAGGTTCGCCGCCCCGATTGGAGAGCGCAAATGCCGCGCACCGTGCAGTTTGCCGAATACGGCGACACCGACGTACTGACCGTCGTGGACACCCCGGCACCCGAACCCGGCCCGGGCCAGGTGAGGCTCAAGGTGCGGGCGGCCGGGCTCAATCCGATCGACTGGAAGATCGTCGCCGGCTTCATGCGCGAGCTGATGCCCGTCGATTTGCCCGCTGGCGTCGGATCCGACGTCGCCGGGATCGTCGACGCCGTCGGACCGGGAGTCACCGAGTGGGCCGTGGGCAACGAGGTCCTGGGTCGCTCGGCCACCGGCGCGTACGCCGAGTACGCCCTCGCCGAGGCTGCCGAGCTCATCGGCAAACCCGGCGAAATCACTTGGGACGTCGCGGGTTCGCTCGCGGGCGCGGGCGGCACGGCCCACGCCGTGCTGGACAGGCTCGATCTGAAGAGCGGTGAGACGCTGCTCGTCCACGCCGCAGCGGGCGGTGTCGGCACGTTCGCCGTGCAGTTGGCCGGTGCCCGGGGCGTCAGCGTCATCGGCACCGCGGGCGAGGGCAACCACGACTACCTGCGGTCGATCGGTGCGACACCGGTGACCTACGGCGACGGACTGCTCGAACGGGTACGCGCTGCGGCTCCGCAGGGCGTCGACGCCGTCCTCGACGCGTCCGGGCGTGGCGAGATCCCGCTGTCGATCGAACTGACCGGCGACCCCCAGCGGGTTCTCACCCTGGTCGCGTTCGATCAGGCCGGAACCGGGATCCAGGTCCACGCCGGCGGCGCGGGAGACTCGCTCAGCAAGGCACTGTCCGACGTCGTCGCGCTCATCACCGATGGGCGCCTGACCGTTCCGATCAGCGCCACCTACCCGCTCGACGAAGCCGCGGCCGCACTCGACGCCAGCCGCACCGGTCATGCCACCGGCAAGATTGTGGTCGTACCCTGACTACACGGCCGTGACGCGCCCACCGTCGACCAGCCACCGGCGGTCCAGGCGGACGTTCTGCAGCATGCGACGGTCGTGCGTCACCAGGAGCAGTGCCCCGTCGTAGGTCTCGAGAGCCTGCTCAAGCTGTTCGATGGCCGGAAGGTCGAGATGGTTGGTCGGCTCGTCGAGAACCAGCACGTTGGTGCCGCGGGCCTGTAGCAGCGCCAACCCGGCACGGGTCCGCTCGCCCGGTGACAGCCGGCCCACCTCGCGCTCCACGTGGTCGGCGCGCAACCCGAACTTTGCGAGCAGGGTACGCACGTCGGCCGTCGTCCACGTCGGCAGGAACTCTTCGAATCGGTCGACCAGCCGCGCGGTTCCGGTGAAAAGCGCACGCGCCTGGTCGATTTCACCGATGGCGACGCTCGCGCCCAGACTGGCACGCCCCTCGTCGGGCTCCTGGCGCCCCAGCAACAGGCGCAGCAACGTCGACTTGCCCGCACCATTGGGCCCCGTGATGCCGATACGCTCACCCGCGTCCACCTGTAACGAGACAGGCCCGAGGACGAAATTCCCTTGGCGTACAACGGCATTGTCGAGCGTGGCCACAACCGTGCTCGACCGTGGCGCCGCACCGATGCTGAACTGGAGAACCCACTCCTTGCGCGGTTCCTCGACCTCTTCGAGGCGAGCTATCCGGCTTTCCATCTGCCGTACCTTCTGCGCCTGTTTCTCACTCGACTCGGTGGCCGCACGCCGCCGGATCTTGTCGTTGTCGGGTGCCTTGCGGATGGCGTTGCGCACACCCTGGCTCGACCACTCCCGCTGGACCCGCGCCCGTGCGACCAGATCGGCCTTCTTCTCGGCGAACTCGTCGTACTGCTCACGCTTGTGACGGCGGTTGACCTCACGCTCTTCCAGGTAGCTGTCGTACCCGCCGCCGTAGAGGGTGTTGGTGTTCTGTGCGAGGTCGAGTTCGAGCACGCCGGTGACACTGCGCGCCAAGAACTCCCGATCGTGACTCACCAGCACCACGCCTCCGCGCAGGTCGCGGACGAAGGCCTCCAACCGATCGAGACCGTCGAGGTCCAGATCGTTGGTCGGCTCGTCGAGCAGGACGATGTCGAAGCGCGACACCAGAAGGGCCGCCAGGCCCACGCGAGCGGCCTGCCCACCCGACAGCGCAGTCATGAGCGTCGAGTCCGGCCGCACCATCTCGGTGTCGAGTCCCAGGTCGGCGAGCACCGCGGGCAGTCGTTCGTCGAGATCGGCCGCTCCCGTGGCGAGCCAGTGATCCAGTGCGGCCGAGTACGCCTCTGCCGGATCGACGGCCGGGTCGGCGTTCGAGGTTCTATCGGCCAAGGCTGCGGCGGCGGCCTCCATGGCACGCGTCGCGTCGGCACAACCGGCACGGCGAGCGACGTAGGCCGCGACCGTCTCCCCCGGCACCCGCTCGTGCTCCTGCGGCAGCCACCCGACGAAGGCGTCGGCCGGTGCGACGCTCACCGCACCTTCGAGCGGGTCGAGGTCGCCGGCGAGGATGCGCAGCAGCGTGCTCTTGCCTGCACCATTGGCACCGACCACGCCGATGACGTCGCCCGGCGCCACAGTCAGGTCAAGCCCCTCGAACAGGGTGCGATGGGCGAATCCGCCGGCCACATTCTTCGCGACAAGCGTTGCCGTCATGGTCCCCATGGTCTCATCGCCCGCGCATGACACGGCAAACTGTCAGCGCACGTCGCCGACCGTGGTACCACAGATCCCGCACACCTCGAGCTGACGACGGTTCCACCTCGCGACCGGCACGAAGAACAACGAGAACTGTTTGAACTCCTCCATGCGCGTCCACTGGGTGGTGTTGTGGCAGCGCGGGCACGTCCGGATCTCTCCTGCCCCGAGGAACTTCTGCTTGGTGCCGTAGCCGAAGAGAAAGAAGAACACGAGACCACCGTACGGCGGGCGCCAGGGCGCTCAGCCCGGCACGTTGGCCTTCAACGTCGCCAGCGCTGCGGCGCTCACGCGCGCAAGCTCGTCGATCTCGGCGGGATCCAGTGCGGCCGAGAGCAATTCGGACATACGGCGATTGGTCTCCTGCCGGATCTCGTCGTAACGGTCCAGCTTGTCCGCGCCGTCGGCATAGGGTTCGGGCCAGCCGAACACCGCGGTGTACTGCGGGCCCTTGTTGAGCATGTGCGCCTCGACCGGGGTGACACCCGAGAGGGCCAGCAGGTTGAAGTGCACACCGCCGCGCAGTTCCCGCAGCACGAACATCACCTGCAGGGCCCGGGCGGGCGCGTCCCCGGCGAGCGGCATCGTCCGCCACCCGGCGAACAGCGGCAACGCAACCGTCGGGGTGACCGCGACGACCTTCTCGCCCAGTGCGGCCAGGCGGTCCAGGCCCTCGGCGCCGGCCAGGTACTTGCGGCCGAAGGCGGCGGCCTGCTCCCAGTACACCTGCGCGGCGCCCGCGGCGCCGCGCACCGCGACGCCTTCGTCCCACAAAGCCGACAGCCCGGCCGGCTCGAACACCGCGAACACCGCGGCGACCGTCGCACCGGTGGTGTCGCCCAGCACACCGCCCCGGCCCGCCACGTAGCCGGCCAGCGGGTTCTGGTAGCCCGCCGCGACGCTCTCGGCGAACGTCTCGGGGTGCAGCATGAACACGGCCACAGCCTCCTCGATGGCGGATCCGGCGGCGTCGGTGGCGTCGAGGACAGTGGTGCTCATGTATCGCTGCTCCTGGTGTCGGCAATCGTCGG
Coding sequences:
- a CDS encoding 1-aminocyclopropane-1-carboxylate deaminase, coding for MAIDDFPRYPLTFGPSPIHPLERLTKHLGGAQIWAKREDVNSGLAYGGNKTRKLEYLIPDALAQGADTLVSIGGVQSNHTRQVAAVAAKLGMKAVLVQEKWVDWPDSVNDKVGNILLSRVMGADVRLDASGFGIEFKDSWRNAIEDVKNAGGTPYAIPAGASDHPLGGLGFANWAYEVQRQEQELGVFFDTIVVCTVTGSTHAGMIAGFAGQNRPRRVIGIDASATIDKTREQVTRIARNTAHRIGLGRDLHDDEITVLEGWAGELYGIPVQSTIDAIKLTGRLEGVILDPVYEGKSMAGLIDLVRSGEIPPSSTVLYAHLGGQPALNAYSGIF
- a CDS encoding GAF and ANTAR domain-containing protein yields the protein MGESRNHELAMRMADLARAVASPRSLADVLTGVTTAAKELIPGVDTAGVLLIGPGNTFESLAALDELPHALDELQMRFDEGPCRQAALADLVVRTEDFRAEQRWPRYSPASVELGVLSGLSFKLYTADRTAGALNLFGFSPMNWDEDAVTTGTVLAAHAASAIVASRQEEQLKTALLSRDRIGQAKGIIMERYKVDDVQAFEMMRQLSQHSNTRLVDIAGQIIESR
- a CDS encoding CGNR zinc finger domain-containing protein, which translates into the protein MQSSSGGAPLLGEPVAIEFANTTFAVRGRPAEGLETPEMLTQWLRDNGFEVREVTRRDVDAARTLRAAIRDIAAAITGGHEWDADAVATVNAYAASPPRWHELAFDPEPHVVQRSSGNPVETALGVIADNAVGIFGGPLRDRLRACPGPGCVLYFLTDGRREWCSKPCGNRARAARHYARTAGTARTSRTQHPRPS
- a CDS encoding VOC family protein, which gives rise to MAGFALGHAGINVTDLSRSKSFYQTVFGFDVLREHTDGDKRFAFLGTDGALAVTLWEQSSGVFATDRPGLHHLAFLVDDIDAVRAAEARVRDAGAEVLHGGVVPHQEGASSGGIFFTDPDGTRIEIYSATGADVVGAHAAPFGDAPTCGFF
- a CDS encoding pyridoxamine 5'-phosphate oxidase family protein, whose protein sequence is MEHPGETTLQGRSGMSGRPWGSAHVGQTIPTVAAEFMSAQRLAVVGARDDAGRVWAGPLTGPPGFLSARGETTVVAAAVPGPLDPLAGAFDTGCAVGMLIIDFTSRKRMRVNGIATRDGESLIVETDQVYANCPKYIQMREPADAPALPPPSRTVGAELTAAQRVWIESSDTFFIATQADPHGTDASHRGGHPGFVTTSSACRLSWPEYSGNLMYMTLGNLEVDSRAGLLFVDWERGSTLHLTGHARTDWERQVVDFDLEQVVEIDAAIPLTWTFVEYSKFNPA
- a CDS encoding GntR family transcriptional regulator translates to MAQALHVQIARDLRDRIRRGELGLGTALPSESQLCAQWKSSRGPVRQALTTLRAEGLITGGPGKPPVVCSTAVGQPFDTLLSYSAWAHSIGRTPGQHTLELSLRRADEHAAASLHVEVGSPVVQLLRLRLLDGSPAMLERAAFVERVGRTLFDFDCDSGSIWAFLQSRGVQLATASHTIDAVGADPVDATNLQVPEGTPLLRQRRTTRAADGEVIEFHDDRYLPGLVTFTLENTLETRTTLARNATR
- the mgrA gene encoding L-glyceraldehyde 3-phosphate reductase — encoded protein: MADDLVISGVPFTHDPWVASQNRYDAMPYRRVGTSGLLLPAISLGLWYNFGDNRPFDVQRAVLRHAFDRGITHFDLANNYGPPYGSAEENFGRMLRRDFKPYRNELIISTKAGWDMWPGPYGQLGSRAYVLASLDESLDRMGIDHVDIFYSHRIDPVTPLEETIGALDTAVRAGKARYVGVSSYSAAKTAEAAEIAKRLGTPLVIHQPSYSLLNRWIEGGLTDELRKAGMGAIAFTALAQGLLTDRYLQKPASDIDRATARPTFDDDLVTDQVREQLRGLAEIAKRRGQTLAQLALAWVLRDPAVSSTLIGASSVEQLDENLGALDNLEFSDEELSQIDQYAKDSGIDLWRQSSDV
- a CDS encoding NADP-dependent oxidoreductase translates to MPRTVQFAEYGDTDVLTVVDTPAPEPGPGQVRLKVRAAGLNPIDWKIVAGFMRELMPVDLPAGVGSDVAGIVDAVGPGVTEWAVGNEVLGRSATGAYAEYALAEAAELIGKPGEITWDVAGSLAGAGGTAHAVLDRLDLKSGETLLVHAAAGGVGTFAVQLAGARGVSVIGTAGEGNHDYLRSIGATPVTYGDGLLERVRAAAPQGVDAVLDASGRGEIPLSIELTGDPQRVLTLVAFDQAGTGIQVHAGGAGDSLSKALSDVVALITDGRLTVPISATYPLDEAAAALDASRTGHATGKIVVVP
- the abc-f gene encoding ribosomal protection-like ABC-F family protein, producing MTATLVAKNVAGGFAHRTLFEGLDLTVAPGDVIGVVGANGAGKSTLLRILAGDLDPLEGAVSVAPADAFVGWLPQEHERVPGETVAAYVARRAGCADATRAMEAAAAALADRTSNADPAVDPAEAYSAALDHWLATGAADLDERLPAVLADLGLDTEMVRPDSTLMTALSGGQAARVGLAALLVSRFDIVLLDEPTNDLDLDGLDRLEAFVRDLRGGVVLVSHDREFLARSVTGVLELDLAQNTNTLYGGGYDSYLEEREVNRRHKREQYDEFAEKKADLVARARVQREWSSQGVRNAIRKAPDNDKIRRRAATESSEKQAQKVRQMESRIARLEEVEEPRKEWVLQFSIGAAPRSSTVVATLDNAVVRQGNFVLGPVSLQVDAGERIGITGPNGAGKSTLLRLLLGRQEPDEGRASLGASVAIGEIDQARALFTGTARLVDRFEEFLPTWTTADVRTLLAKFGLRADHVEREVGRLSPGERTRAGLALLQARGTNVLVLDEPTNHLDLPAIEQLEQALETYDGALLLVTHDRRMLQNVRLDRRWLVDGGRVTAV
- a CDS encoding zinc-ribbon domain-containing protein translates to MFFFLFGYGTKQKFLGAGEIRTCPRCHNTTQWTRMEEFKQFSLFFVPVARWNRRQLEVCGICGTTVGDVR
- a CDS encoding SCO6745 family protein, whose translation is MSTTVLDATDAAGSAIEEAVAVFMLHPETFAESVAAGYQNPLAGYVAGRGGVLGDTTGATVAAVFAVFEPAGLSALWDEGVAVRGAAGAAQVYWEQAAAFGRKYLAGAEGLDRLAALGEKVVAVTPTVALPLFAGWRTMPLAGDAPARALQVMFVLRELRGGVHFNLLALSGVTPVEAHMLNKGPQYTAVFGWPEPYADGADKLDRYDEIRQETNRRMSELLSAALDPAEIDELARVSAAALATLKANVPG